From a single Fulvivirga ulvae genomic region:
- a CDS encoding alkaline phosphatase family protein: MYRTITFTSILLVLLAGLHQSFSQNGSNVPRVDHVLHISVDGLRPDVITSMGQERLPNFFRFRTEGAWTDNARTDRSNTSTIPGHTSQVTGRQVLGKNAHNFIWNSDPGPVTLHTFAGYIASAFDVAHDHGLSTALYAGKSKFILFENSYNASNGAPDITGENNGKDKIDTYVYNGDMAQLTAQFISDYKVSQYGYAFFHFRYPDSQGHSTGWNIAPLEEYSQKVAEVDALIGDLFATIENTPGLAGRTAIILTADHGGELGSTGHGNLLHPDNYTIPFYVWGPGVAMGADLYALNAETRRDPSYSQEYDEDAIQPIRYADVANLSLNFLGLPSVPGSGFNVDQSLAVTSDGAVNIVIQNGLNNYSGTVDTYIRRHEKNSAYGNRTTLIVDDADPWWSGRDNQALLRFDNIIGNGQHQVPQNVNVVSATLNVRVINAGNGGSLHRMLRTWSENETWNTLDNGIQANDVEAVRHADGSVSNTSEGMLSIDVTESLQAWSDGAGNYGWAILPDGGDGWDFYSSEGYMQPRLNINYTYDTYQAKSISAETSKVEQEVLTALETPEAVSLKGNFPNPFSGITTIRYELHKNQKIRMEVFDSQGKPVSVIVDEIKEAGSHEAEFDGRNLSKGLYILRFLSQGEDAQTVLTHTMVLR; this comes from the coding sequence ATGTATCGAACTATTACATTTACCAGTATTTTACTAGTCCTTTTAGCTGGCTTACACCAAAGTTTTTCCCAAAACGGAAGCAATGTACCACGGGTTGATCATGTACTGCACATCAGTGTAGACGGCCTTCGCCCCGATGTAATCACCTCCATGGGTCAGGAAAGGCTCCCGAATTTTTTCCGATTTCGTACAGAAGGTGCCTGGACAGACAATGCACGCACGGACAGATCAAACACTTCCACCATACCCGGACATACCTCGCAAGTAACCGGCCGGCAGGTGCTTGGTAAAAATGCCCATAATTTTATCTGGAATAGCGACCCTGGACCTGTAACGCTGCATACCTTTGCCGGCTACATCGCTTCGGCCTTTGATGTGGCTCATGATCATGGGTTATCAACAGCGCTTTATGCCGGAAAAAGCAAGTTTATCTTATTTGAAAATTCCTACAATGCAAGCAATGGTGCCCCTGATATTACCGGGGAGAACAACGGAAAGGATAAAATTGACACCTATGTGTATAACGGAGATATGGCTCAGCTTACGGCGCAGTTTATCAGTGATTATAAAGTAAGTCAATATGGCTACGCTTTCTTTCACTTCAGGTATCCTGATAGCCAGGGCCACTCTACAGGCTGGAATATTGCCCCGCTTGAAGAATATTCACAAAAGGTGGCAGAAGTTGATGCTCTTATAGGCGATTTGTTTGCTACTATAGAAAACACTCCGGGACTGGCCGGCAGAACGGCCATTATCTTAACTGCTGACCATGGTGGTGAACTCGGCAGTACCGGGCATGGCAATTTGTTGCATCCGGATAACTATACCATCCCATTTTATGTCTGGGGCCCGGGGGTAGCTATGGGAGCGGACCTTTATGCACTCAATGCAGAAACCCGAAGAGATCCAAGTTATAGCCAGGAATATGATGAAGACGCCATTCAGCCCATCAGATATGCAGATGTAGCCAACCTGTCGTTAAATTTCCTGGGTCTGCCATCTGTTCCCGGATCTGGGTTTAACGTTGACCAGTCGCTTGCTGTCACGTCGGATGGGGCTGTAAATATTGTTATACAAAATGGCCTGAACAATTACTCTGGCACAGTAGACACCTACATAAGAAGACATGAAAAAAACAGTGCTTATGGCAACAGAACCACTTTAATTGTAGATGATGCCGATCCGTGGTGGAGTGGCAGGGATAATCAGGCTTTACTTCGCTTTGATAATATTATAGGAAATGGCCAGCACCAGGTGCCTCAGAATGTAAATGTTGTGAGTGCCACATTAAATGTGCGTGTGATCAATGCTGGTAATGGTGGTTCGCTACACCGCATGCTGAGAACCTGGAGTGAAAATGAAACATGGAATACGCTTGATAACGGTATACAGGCAAATGACGTAGAGGCTGTTCGCCATGCTGATGGCTCCGTGAGCAACACCTCAGAGGGCATGCTAAGCATCGACGTAACGGAAAGCTTACAGGCCTGGTCAGACGGTGCAGGTAATTATGGCTGGGCTATATTACCTGACGGTGGTGATGGTTGGGACTTCTACAGCTCAGAAGGATACATGCAGCCCCGGTTAAATATAAATTACACTTACGACACTTATCAGGCTAAGTCCATCTCTGCTGAAACTAGCAAAGTAGAGCAGGAAGTTTTAACGGCATTGGAAACCCCTGAAGCTGTATCACTAAAAGGCAACTTCCCTAACCCATTCTCAGGTATAACAACCATCCGTTATGAACTTCACAAAAACCAAAAGATAAGAATGGAGGTATTTGACAGCCAGGGAAAACCTGTTAGCGTGATCGTTGATGAAATAAAAGAAGCCGGAAGCCATGAGGCAGAATTTGACGGAAGAAATTTATCTAAAGGATTATACATCCTCAGATTCCTGAGCCAGGGCGAAGATGCTCAAACGGTGTTGACACATACTATGGTGCTTAGGTAG
- a CDS encoding type I restriction endonuclease subunit R, with amino-acid sequence MAVPSFKEDHISQLPALKLLMNMGWKYLSPEQALEARGGRTSNVLLETILKDQLQVINTIEYKGKEFLFSDANVNNAILAIRDLPVQDGFMAANKAFYELITLGRSFEQSVLGDKKSFSFHYIDWKHPENNTYHVSEEFSVLRSGSSEHYRPDIVLFINGIPVVVIECKSPKIKDPIDKSIEQHLRNQQEDGIRALYQYSNLVMGLATHEAKYATTATQKEFWSFWKELFKTKAEETAWLDKLQTLKNQPLPANERTTLFQERYKNVWTFFQNLEKEEQAVTEQDKLLFSFCQPERLLDLFFNFTLYDDGIKKVTRYQQYFAVHNTLDKIVKTDSEGLRKGGVIWHTQGSGKSLTMVMLAQLIATHPQIKNPKIILVTDRIDLDDQITGTFKKCQIPVENAQTGKHLVELLSGTGDTVITTLIHKFEAAVNRAKEGFDSPEIFVLVDEGHRSQYGTFNIKMQKVFPKGCFIAFTGTPLMKKEKSTANRFGGLIDVYSITDAVEDGAVVPLLYEGRHNLIQVNEKPLDNYFDRVSEPLTPYGKAALKRKFSSTNQLNKAEEIIYARAWDISDHYEQNVQGILFGSLKAKGQLVAPNKTTAIRYREFIREIGKVTCEVLISPPDVRENYDDAFEESDDLILKFWKARMDQYGNSENYEKSLINSFKKQDHPEIIIVVDKLLTGFDAPNNYVLYLTRQLKEHTLLQAIARVNRLAPGKEHGLIIDYYGNLENLDTALETYSGANNYDAADLEGTLTNINEEIKKLPQAHSEVWDIFKEVRNKYDEPAYEELLQDEAVRHFFYEKVSAFARLLKLALSSFEFISKTPEQQINKYKQDAKFFLGLRISVKRRYFDDLEYKEYEPQVQKLIDKHITTEGEILHITEMVNIFDKEERDREVEKITSKAAKADHIASRTIKAINVKMNEDPVYFKKLSRLIRDTIEDYHQHRISEADYLNKARQYEDQFHNGRQDNVPENLTGNETGIAIYNLVNEIFKGHLKRTEGSQNIAAVMAEGIDHVIKSIVFENGKPIIDWVNKSDIEGRIKIEIDDYLFDLKAQQDIELPFDLIDELVEEGLKVAKLKYV; translated from the coding sequence ATGGCAGTACCATCATTTAAAGAAGACCATATATCACAGCTTCCCGCACTGAAGCTACTCATGAATATGGGCTGGAAATATCTTTCTCCTGAGCAGGCCTTGGAAGCCCGTGGAGGCAGAACCTCCAATGTGCTGTTGGAGACGATTTTGAAGGATCAACTTCAAGTCATCAACACCATTGAATATAAAGGAAAAGAGTTCCTCTTTTCTGATGCCAATGTAAACAACGCTATTCTTGCCATTCGTGATCTACCAGTTCAGGATGGTTTTATGGCTGCCAATAAAGCCTTTTATGAACTAATCACTCTGGGCAGGAGCTTTGAGCAATCTGTTTTGGGTGACAAAAAGAGCTTCTCATTCCATTACATTGATTGGAAACATCCTGAAAACAATACCTACCACGTATCAGAAGAGTTTAGTGTACTCAGAAGTGGCAGTAGCGAGCATTACCGTCCTGATATAGTATTGTTTATCAATGGTATTCCGGTTGTGGTTATTGAGTGCAAAAGTCCAAAGATCAAAGACCCAATCGACAAGTCAATTGAGCAGCATCTAAGGAATCAGCAGGAAGACGGAATACGTGCATTGTATCAATACTCCAACCTGGTGATGGGATTGGCTACCCATGAAGCCAAATACGCTACAACTGCCACCCAGAAAGAGTTTTGGAGTTTTTGGAAAGAACTCTTTAAAACCAAAGCAGAAGAAACTGCATGGCTCGATAAACTCCAGACCTTAAAAAATCAGCCACTTCCTGCCAACGAAAGAACAACGCTATTCCAGGAACGCTACAAAAACGTCTGGACTTTCTTCCAGAACCTCGAAAAGGAAGAACAGGCAGTAACAGAGCAGGACAAGCTACTGTTTAGCTTTTGTCAGCCAGAGAGACTTTTAGACCTATTCTTCAACTTCACCCTGTATGATGATGGCATCAAGAAAGTTACAAGGTACCAGCAATATTTTGCTGTACACAACACCTTGGATAAAATTGTTAAAACAGACAGTGAAGGATTAAGAAAAGGCGGTGTAATCTGGCATACTCAGGGAAGTGGTAAATCCTTAACTATGGTCATGTTAGCTCAACTGATTGCTACACATCCTCAAATCAAGAACCCTAAGATCATCTTAGTTACCGACCGCATTGATTTGGACGATCAAATCACAGGGACTTTCAAAAAATGTCAAATACCAGTAGAGAATGCTCAAACTGGTAAGCACTTGGTAGAGCTTCTTTCCGGTACAGGTGATACGGTTATCACTACTTTGATTCACAAGTTTGAGGCAGCTGTCAACCGAGCTAAAGAAGGCTTTGATTCACCTGAAATCTTTGTATTGGTAGATGAAGGCCATAGAAGTCAGTACGGCACATTCAACATCAAAATGCAAAAGGTATTTCCAAAAGGCTGCTTTATCGCCTTTACCGGAACACCTTTAATGAAGAAAGAGAAGAGCACTGCAAACCGCTTTGGTGGCTTGATAGATGTGTACTCCATTACAGATGCTGTTGAGGATGGAGCTGTGGTTCCCTTACTATATGAAGGTCGCCACAACCTAATTCAGGTTAATGAAAAGCCATTGGACAACTACTTTGATCGAGTATCCGAACCCCTGACTCCATACGGTAAAGCAGCATTAAAACGAAAATTCAGTTCTACCAATCAACTCAATAAAGCAGAGGAGATTATTTATGCCCGTGCCTGGGACATTTCAGACCACTACGAGCAAAATGTTCAGGGCATCCTATTTGGAAGCTTAAAGGCTAAAGGCCAGTTAGTAGCCCCCAACAAAACTACAGCTATCCGCTACCGTGAGTTTATCAGGGAGATTGGAAAAGTAACCTGTGAAGTCCTTATCTCCCCTCCTGATGTTCGGGAAAACTATGATGATGCATTTGAAGAAAGTGATGACTTGATATTGAAGTTTTGGAAGGCCAGAATGGATCAGTATGGCAATTCCGAGAACTATGAAAAGTCTCTAATCAACTCATTCAAAAAGCAAGACCACCCTGAAATAATCATTGTGGTAGATAAACTACTAACAGGTTTTGATGCCCCCAATAACTACGTTTTGTATCTCACTCGCCAGCTTAAAGAGCACACTTTGTTACAGGCTATTGCCAGAGTAAACCGTTTAGCTCCTGGCAAGGAACATGGCTTAATCATTGACTATTATGGCAACCTGGAGAATCTGGATACAGCCTTAGAAACCTACTCGGGAGCCAACAATTATGATGCGGCTGATTTGGAAGGTACGCTGACCAATATCAATGAAGAAATCAAGAAGCTACCTCAGGCTCACTCAGAAGTGTGGGACATTTTCAAAGAAGTGAGGAATAAGTATGATGAACCTGCTTATGAAGAATTATTACAGGATGAAGCTGTCAGACATTTCTTTTATGAAAAGGTATCAGCTTTTGCCCGATTGCTTAAACTTGCTTTATCTAGTTTTGAGTTCATCAGCAAAACACCCGAGCAGCAAATCAATAAATATAAACAGGATGCCAAATTCTTCCTTGGGTTAAGAATCTCTGTCAAGCGTAGATACTTTGACGATCTGGAATACAAGGAATATGAACCACAGGTTCAGAAGCTGATTGATAAGCACATTACCACGGAAGGCGAAATTCTTCACATTACTGAAATGGTCAACATTTTTGATAAAGAAGAAAGAGACCGGGAAGTTGAGAAGATAACCAGCAAGGCTGCCAAAGCAGATCACATTGCAAGCAGGACAATCAAAGCGATTAATGTAAAAATGAATGAAGATCCCGTGTATTTCAAGAAGCTATCAAGGCTCATCCGAGATACCATCGAGGATTATCACCAGCACCGAATCTCAGAAGCTGACTATCTCAACAAAGCAAGGCAATACGAAGATCAGTTTCATAACGGCAGACAGGACAACGTACCCGAAAACCTTACTGGAAATGAGACAGGCATTGCCATCTACAACCTGGTTAATGAGATTTTTAAAGGTCACCTTAAGCGTACAGAAGGGTCTCAAAATATAGCTGCCGTGATGGCTGAAGGCATTGATCATGTTATTAAGTCCATAGTATTTGAAAATGGCAAGCCCATCATTGACTGGGTGAACAAATCTGACATTGAAGGCAGGATTAAAATTGAGATAGATGACTATCTGTTTGACCTCAAAGCCCAACAAGACATAGAGCTGCCTTTTGACTTGATAGATGAATTGGTAGAGGAAGGACTAAAAGTAGCCAAGTTGAAATATGTCTAA
- a CDS encoding ATP-binding cassette domain-containing protein, protein MISFFHDSRIISYTGIIEQLKTLFSKTASAREAGLKKADFSYQSKNGKCATCGGHGKVKTSMDFMSDVWLTCDTCKGMRYNDTFLACKLKERSIGEVLQMTVLEAINFFESGAIVESLEVLRQVGVGHLRLGQAGNTLSGGESQRLKLATSILQKRKGRTLYLFDEPSTGLHYFDILQLIKVFQSLVDRGDTVLFIEHNTTLIGAADQLVTLGPGSGEGGGTVMG, encoded by the coding sequence TTGATAAGCTTCTTCCACGATTCCAGGATAATATCCTACACCGGAATTATCGAGCAGCTAAAAACGCTATTCTCAAAAACAGCAAGCGCAAGAGAAGCGGGGCTAAAAAAAGCGGATTTCTCCTACCAAAGTAAGAATGGTAAGTGTGCCACTTGTGGAGGTCATGGAAAAGTAAAAACCAGCATGGATTTTATGAGCGATGTCTGGCTGACCTGTGATACCTGCAAGGGAATGCGTTATAACGATACCTTTCTGGCATGCAAATTAAAAGAGCGTTCTATCGGCGAAGTGCTTCAGATGACCGTTCTGGAAGCTATAAATTTTTTTGAGTCAGGAGCTATTGTAGAAAGCCTTGAAGTGCTCAGGCAAGTAGGGGTTGGCCATTTACGTTTGGGGCAGGCAGGTAATACCTTGTCTGGAGGGGAATCTCAACGGTTGAAACTGGCAACCTCCATACTACAAAAGCGAAAAGGCCGTACACTGTACCTCTTCGATGAACCCAGCACCGGCCTTCATTATTTTGATATCCTCCAATTAATTAAGGTCTTTCAATCCTTAGTCGACCGTGGCGATACCGTACTTTTCATTGAACACAATACCACTTTGATTGGGGCGGCCGATCAACTCGTTACGTTGGGGCCAGGTAGTGGTGAGGGTGGAGGGACAGTGATGGGGTGA
- a CDS encoding tetratricopeptide repeat protein — translation MRYLLTLLILIGVNGLHAQKQDANLMAGHNALSKGEYKEAIEAFSNVLKYDKDNKEALIHRSKAYYSLKDYEKTIADCDAILNIDPELESVYDLSAMHNMALAYNSLKKYDRALLYLDELKQLQPDYLPSYESAGYSHLGLNQLDLALQDFKAMVRLDSTSEKGYYGIGMIHYLKAEYSKAIEAYNQAIQINPDYAMAYQNRGSAKRELGDMEGCCVDWNKSYMLGLVQVEAYLGEYCR, via the coding sequence ATGAGATATCTACTGACATTATTAATATTAATCGGTGTTAATGGACTTCATGCCCAGAAGCAAGACGCCAATCTTATGGCTGGTCATAATGCTTTGTCGAAAGGAGAATATAAGGAAGCGATAGAGGCTTTCTCCAATGTGCTTAAATACGATAAAGACAACAAAGAGGCATTGATACATAGGAGTAAGGCATATTATTCCTTAAAAGACTATGAGAAGACAATAGCAGACTGCGATGCAATATTGAATATTGACCCGGAACTTGAAAGTGTATATGACTTATCCGCTATGCACAATATGGCGTTGGCCTATAATAGTTTAAAGAAATACGATAGGGCGCTGTTATATCTTGATGAGCTAAAACAGCTGCAACCGGACTACCTTCCTTCATATGAGAGTGCAGGGTACAGCCATTTGGGGTTAAACCAGTTAGATTTGGCTCTCCAGGATTTTAAAGCCATGGTTCGGCTCGACTCAACCTCGGAAAAGGGTTATTATGGAATTGGTATGATACATTATTTGAAAGCTGAATATTCTAAAGCCATTGAAGCCTACAACCAAGCCATTCAAATTAATCCGGATTATGCCATGGCTTACCAAAACCGAGGTTCCGCCAAAAGGGAGTTAGGTGATATGGAAGGCTGTTGCGTGGATTGGAATAAGTCTTATATGCTTGGCCTGGTGCAGGTGGAGGCTTACTTGGGAGAGTATTGTAGGTGA
- a CDS encoding AlbA family DNA-binding domain-containing protein, with product MNKHLTPSSLLSIIQSGEGYNAEFKVRLPNKLKELSEEICAFANAAGGVLLVGVSDDNKIHGVEIDNSKRSAIQNSLNEINPHIPTILYPVEVEGKIVWVIEVNSGPQKPYVLSGAIYVRQGPNTQKLTTVEQMRDFFQQSDRIYFDEAPCPDFSVNTDIDQSWFEEFRLESGLSKTISQEQIIQNLRLVLPDKNIKNGGVLFFGSAPEQFIETAMIRCIAFEEEVKTQIIDDKIFGGPLIKQYEQAMQWLKNKLNVRYKIEGGGPRKEIWEIPETALKEAIINALCHRDYYDKGAKITIELFNDRVEITNPGGLTSAISPTDFGTKSHSRNPLVFGLFVRIRMVEQVGSGIGRIKDQMKTAKLPEPEFKTDGMFTVVMQRPEKASGKTVSGDNRELILNLIEGNPSITREALADAIGITVKGIDYHLAAMQKEGALKREGSRKAGIWVLNPSTRR from the coding sequence ATGAATAAACACCTTACACCATCATCCCTCCTATCCATCATCCAATCCGGAGAGGGCTATAACGCGGAGTTTAAAGTGCGTTTGCCCAATAAACTCAAAGAGTTGAGTGAGGAGATTTGTGCCTTTGCCAATGCAGCCGGGGGTGTTTTGTTGGTTGGGGTGAGCGATGATAACAAAATTCACGGTGTAGAAATAGATAATTCGAAAAGATCAGCCATCCAGAACTCTCTCAATGAAATCAACCCCCATATTCCCACCATTTTGTATCCGGTTGAAGTAGAAGGAAAAATTGTCTGGGTGATTGAGGTAAATAGCGGCCCTCAAAAACCTTATGTACTGTCCGGCGCTATTTATGTTCGACAAGGCCCAAATACGCAAAAACTCACCACTGTAGAACAGATGCGGGATTTTTTTCAGCAGTCTGATCGCATCTATTTTGACGAAGCACCTTGCCCGGATTTTAGTGTAAATACGGATATTGATCAAAGCTGGTTTGAGGAGTTTCGCCTGGAAAGCGGGCTATCAAAAACAATTTCACAGGAACAAATAATCCAGAACCTCAGACTTGTTTTACCCGACAAAAACATTAAAAACGGAGGAGTATTGTTCTTTGGATCAGCGCCTGAGCAATTTATTGAAACGGCCATGATCCGCTGTATTGCATTCGAAGAAGAGGTCAAAACCCAAATCATAGACGACAAGATATTTGGGGGTCCTTTGATAAAGCAGTATGAGCAGGCTATGCAGTGGCTAAAAAACAAACTGAATGTCCGCTATAAAATAGAAGGCGGTGGGCCTAGAAAAGAAATATGGGAAATTCCTGAGACGGCCTTGAAAGAAGCCATCATCAATGCCCTTTGCCATCGTGATTACTATGATAAAGGAGCGAAAATTACCATTGAGTTATTTAACGATCGCGTAGAAATCACCAATCCGGGTGGATTAACAAGCGCCATCTCTCCTACTGACTTTGGAACCAAAAGTCACAGCAGAAATCCTTTGGTCTTTGGGTTATTTGTCCGAATCCGCATGGTCGAACAGGTGGGCTCGGGTATTGGAAGAATTAAGGATCAGATGAAGACTGCCAAACTTCCTGAACCAGAATTTAAAACAGATGGAATGTTCACAGTTGTAATGCAACGTCCTGAAAAAGCTTCGGGAAAAACTGTATCTGGTGATAATAGAGAACTTATATTGAACCTTATTGAAGGTAATCCTTCTATTACAAGAGAAGCACTTGCAGATGCAATAGGAATAACTGTTAAAGGTATTGATTATCATTTAGCAGCTATGCAAAAAGAAGGTGCATTAAAAAGAGAAGGTTCCAGGAAAGCGGGTATTTGGGTTTTAAACCCTAGTACTAGGAGATAA
- a CDS encoding M48 family metallopeptidase has product MSKKETIESLAFGSREINYELSYQDRKTLGIRVYPDCRVKVIAPLDTTEEKLKTKLREKAPWIIKQQLEFLSYHPLTPSRKYINGETHLYLGRQYKLRIEKAAANEVKLFRGRLFVLKKDNTSAKNLLSEWYREKASVHFEETLKKILPLFTRYNIDQPELQIRQMPTRWGSCTPKGKVILNPELIKAPKGSIEYVIIHELCHLIHHNHTRAFYDLQETIMPDWKKWKERLETTLN; this is encoded by the coding sequence ATGTCTAAAAAAGAAACCATTGAATCTTTAGCTTTTGGTTCCAGAGAGATTAACTATGAGCTCTCATATCAGGATCGCAAAACCCTCGGCATTCGGGTGTACCCCGATTGTAGAGTAAAGGTGATTGCTCCTCTTGATACTACAGAAGAAAAACTAAAAACCAAACTCAGGGAGAAAGCACCATGGATCATTAAGCAACAACTGGAGTTTCTATCCTATCACCCATTAACACCATCCCGTAAATACATCAATGGTGAAACTCATCTTTACTTAGGAAGACAGTACAAACTTAGAATCGAAAAGGCAGCAGCCAATGAAGTGAAGCTATTTAGAGGAAGGTTATTCGTATTGAAAAAAGACAATACTTCAGCAAAGAATCTATTATCAGAATGGTACAGAGAGAAAGCATCTGTTCACTTTGAAGAAACCCTAAAAAAGATACTTCCACTTTTTACCCGATACAACATCGATCAGCCAGAGCTTCAAATCAGGCAGATGCCTACGCGTTGGGGAAGTTGCACGCCCAAAGGAAAAGTAATACTAAATCCAGAATTGATCAAAGCACCAAAAGGAAGTATAGAATATGTCATTATTCATGAGTTGTGTCATTTAATACATCACAACCACACACGTGCATTCTACGACCTTCAAGAAACAATAATGCCCGACTGGAAGAAATGGAAAGAAAGACTTGAAACCACTTTGAATTAA